The Comamonas sp. lk genome contains the following window.
CCATCTGGACCTGGGCCTTGAGCGCATCTCGATTGACCGTGGTGGCCTTGATCTTTTCGCTATTGATTTCAATATCGGCCTGGGACTTGGCCACATTGCTGAGCGCCAGACGCGCCGTGGCGCGCACCTTGTCGCGCTCGTTCAAAGAGACCGAGCCGCGCTCGGCCAGCTCCTGCACGCGTTTGAGTTCGGCCTGAGCACGCTCGGCCTCGGCCTGCACTGCCGCCAAACCGGCGCGGCTGGCAGAGAGGGTGGCGCGGTTCTGGGCCTGGGTCTGGTCGGCATTGGCCAGCTGGGCATTGGCGTTGGCCAGCTGCGCCTGAGCCTGAGCCAGCGAGGCTTCATAGCTGCGCCTATCAATATGCACCAGAGGCTGGCCGGCCTTGACCTGTTCGTAGTCCTTGACCAGCACCTCGGTCACATAACCGTTGACCTGGGGCGCAAGAATGGTGACGGCGCCGCGCACATAGGCGTTGTCGGTGCTGATCACCGAGCTGTTGAAAGGCCAGAGATTCCAGGCCCGCAGCACCAGCAAGATACCCGCCAGCGCCACCACCAGCATGATGAGCACGCTGCGCGTGGAGGGCTTGATCTTCTTGGGCGTGCTCGGCAACGCGGCCGATGCCGAGGCGGATGCAGCACCGGGTGCTGGTGATGCCGCCGGTGATGCCGCCGGTGTGGCCGCAGAAGCCGCTGTGTTGGATGGTTTTTCGCTCATACCCAGAATCTTTGTGTGTTGTGTTTCTTCAATCAGGCTTGCGCGCAGGCTGGGCCTGGGCTTCAGCTTGGGCATCCTGCTTGCTGGCGGGTTCGGTCGCAGTTGGCAGCGCGGCCCGGCTGGCTTGTTCCTGCGCTGCTTTTTCCTTAGCCGCCTGCCCTATGCCGGCTTCCAGACGCTCTTTCAGCGCCAGCGCCGGCTCGTTATCCTGTAGCGGGTCCCGGCTGGCCAGCACCGCCGCTTCTTGCAGCTGAGCGGCCTGGGCGGCTTGCGAAAGCTCCAGGGCCTGCTCGCCTTCAATCACCAGAGTCTGGCCCGGCACCTGGGCGTAGCCAGCCAAATCGTCGCCGCGGGCATCGGTCTGGCTTTCCTCTACCACCACGGTGAACCTGGGCTGACCGCCTGCTGCAGCCTGGGGCTGAGCCTCGTTCACCGCGCTTTGGCTACGGTCTGCAGCCTGGGAGGACAGTGAAGAAGCTCTTTGCGGTGCCCCATCCGTTGCAGCCGCAGCCGCGCCCTGGTTGCCGCTTTGCCAGGTCAGTGCCCGCACCAAAGCCGCAGCCTTGCGCAGGCGCTCAACCACGCCCAGCAACCACAGCAGATAGGCCACCGCAATGGCCGCCGTCAGCGCGAACACATCGTTATAGGCACGCACATTGGCTTCGCGCCGCACGATTTGCGACAGCTGCAGCAGGCCCTGGTTGGCGCGCATGGCAGGGTCTGGCGTGACCCGGCCATAGATCTGGCTCTGAATCTTGAGCCGCTCGGCCACCACAGGGTCGGTGGGGTCGAGTTGGGCCACCAGGGCCACGGAGTACACCTGCTCGCGGTGCAACTGGTAGGTGCTGAGCAAGGCCGAACCCATCAGCCCGCCCATGGCCTGCGTCATGGAGATGGTGACAATCGCCGTGAGCATATGGTTGGGCCCGTACTTCAGCCCCTGGATCACGCCCGTCAACATCAGCGGGCCCATGAAGATGCCCGCGCCTATGGCCAGCAAAAACTGGCTCAAAAAGAAGTCGGCAGGCCGGTCCAGACTGGTGCGGTGCAAGTCCAGAAATGCGGCCACAGCAAACAAGGCAATCGCCCCCAGAATTTGCTTGCCCAGATGCGGCAATCCAAAAGTGCTAGCAGAGACCGCAATGCCGACAAGCGTTCCGAGCAAGATGACCCAGAACAGCGGCTGCATCTGGTCGGGCGTCATACCCAAGGTGCGCAGCAGGCCCACCATGCCGTAGGTCTGCTCGGTGGTCAGAAAGCGCAGCAAGATAGCTCCCACCACAAAGCGTATCGTGGGCGCTTGCGTGAACCAGCGGGTATGCAGCATGGGATTGCGGCGGTGGTGCTCTATGTACAGCGCCGTACTCAGCAGCACGATGGAGCCCACCAGCATCCAGGCCAGCCAGGGCGTATCCAGCCACCAGTGGCTGTAGCCTTGCACCAGCACGGCGATCAACAGGCCCAGGCCCGGCACCATGAGAGCCATGGTGAGGAAATCGAGCTTCTCGAAGGTCTTGATGAACACGCCTGGCGGCAGCTTGAGCACCACCACGGCAGCAAAGGACAGCAGCGCCAGCCCGGCCTCAAACATATAGAGGTTGTGCCAGTCGCTGTTGTAGAGCAGGCCTGGCGATAGCACCCAGGCCAGGGGCGCGGCGAGTTGCCCCACGCCCACGCCAATCACCAGCATCTTGAGCACATAGGTCCGCGGTGCGGCCTGCAGCATATACAGCGTGCCCAATGAGGAGCAAGTGGCAGCAGCCAGACCGCTGGCGGCACGCAGCAAAATCAGGCTGTCATAACCGCCCAGCAGCAGATGCAGCACGCACAGAGCGGCATAGACACCCAGGCCGATTTCGGCAAACAGACGCATGCCGAACTGCTGGCGAAATTTGTAGACCAGCAAATTGGCCGTCACATTGAACATGACGTAAGCGCCGGAGAGCCAGGCGGCCTCGGTCACCGTCAGACCCATCTGCCCCTGGATGGTGGGCAGATTGGCCGTGAACAAGGCATTGCCCAAGCCCCCGGTGAGAGCGATCAGCACGGCAATCAGGCCGTAGCAGACACGCACCCAGGGCTTGTGAAAAGGCATGGCCGGCGAGCCCGGCAGACTAGGTTTTTCATGCTCTTCCCAGTCTGGCGGACGCCGCAGATAAATCATGGGCGCCTGGGGCGGCGCGCCGCCAGCTGCAGCGGGGGCGGCGCTGGCTGATGCAGTGCTGCTTGGTGCAGCGCTGGTTGCAGCAGTGGCTGCAGCGGTTTGGCTCATAGCTTCAGGCCTTGATGCCTTCCAGAATGATCTGCAGGGCGCGGCGCGCCAGTGCCTTGCGTTGCTGTGCGGTTTCGCCGCGCAGCGATCCGCCCAGCATGCCAAGCACCAGCCCCAGGTCTTTTTGCGACAGCATCTGCTTGCACAGACCGCTGGCAACCGCGCGCTTCATAGGCTCCTCGAAAGCATGCCAAAGCTGCTGGCGCGCGTTGGCCAGGATTTCGTCGCCCCTGTCCACCGCACGCCAATAATCGACCATGGGGGCAGAAATCGCAATCCGATCCGCCACCATCTCCAGCAGCTTGAAAAACGCCTGCTCGTCGTCACGCAAGGCATGGGCTGCGGCCAGCGTCTTGTTCAGCGAGCGTTCCAGCAGCGCCAGCGTGATGGCCCGCCGATCCGGGAACTGGCGATACAGCGTGGCCCGCCCTACCTGGGCCCGCTCCACGATCATGTCCAGCGGAGCCGTCACTCCGTACTCGGCAAACACGGCATCCGCCGCATCCAGCAACTGGGTACGGCGCTCTTCGGCAGGGGGACGTTTGGAACACATGCAAAGCATTATCGGACAAAACTGTCCGATTCAATGCCAGAGAGGCAGCCGCCCTGCTGCACTCAGGGTCTGCGGCTGAAATTCAGGGGCTGGGCAGCGGTGCCAGACTGCGGCGACTTTCGAACGCGCGCCGCTCGCCGGTCAAGGGATCGTCAAACGCCAGGCTGCATGCCAGCAATTGCAAAGGATTCGAGTAATCGCCCGGCTCGGGATCGTTGACCACGGGATACAGCGGATCGCCCTTGAGCGCCAGGCCCAGCGCCGCCATGTGCACGCGCAACTGGTGACGCTTGCCCGAGACGGGCGAGAGCCGGTAGCGTGCCCAGCACGGGTTGTGCTCGATGATTTCCATCCAGGTCTGGCTGTTGGGCTCGCCCGCCACTTCGTGCATCCGAAAGAATTGCCCGCTCTCTTCCAGGCGGCTGGCGTGCTCGCGCGGAAAGTCGAGCTCGGCTCTGAACGGCGCCACAGCCTCGTACGTCTTGTGAATGCTCCGCTCGCGAAACAGCGCCTGATAAGCCCCGCGCGTCGCGCGCTGTACTGAAAACACCACCAACCCCGCCGTGTCGCGGTCTATGCGGTGGATGGGCGACAGCTCCTCCAGCCCGAACTCGCGCTTGAGGCGTACCAGCAAAGTGTTCTGCAGATACTGGCCGGCCGGCACGACTGGCAGAAAATGCGGCTTGTCGGCCACCAGCAGCTGGGCATCGCGGTAAACGACTTCGGCCACGAACGGGATCTCCGGCTCCTCGTCCAGCGAGCGGTAATAGTAGTAACGCCTTCCCGGCTGCAGCTGCGTTTGCGCCGTGGTCACCTCGCCCAGCTCGCTGACCACCTCACCCTCCTCGATGCGGCCCAGCCAGCGTGCTCGCCCCACATCGGGCAGGCGTTCGCACAGAAAATCCAGCAGCAAGCCCGCGCCCTGGCTGGGGGCCACCACGCAGCTGGGGCTGACGCCGTCGCGCAGCGGCAAGACTTTGGGATTGTGGGTGTTATGCATGGCTCGCAATTTTAGGGCGGCCATGAGGCGCCATTGGCATGGCTTCGTCATCCCCTGCCTACGCCGATTGCCAAACAAGGTCCCCAAAAATAGCGTAAACCGGGCGTTAGCATGGTTGCAATGAATGAATCTGCAAGTAGCTCTGCCCCTACAACCGCCCAACGCAAGCCCAGGCTCTGGCTGCGCCTGCTGGGTGCAATATTCGGGACCTTGGTCGTGCTCTGCCTAGCCGCCGCAGCAGCCATCGCCTGGATTGACTGGAACCAGTTCAAACCCTGGGTCAATGAAAAAGTCAGTGCCGCCACCGGTCGCGAATTTGCTGTGGAAGGTGATCTGCGGCTGAACTGGACCTGGCCCCAGCCGCTGGACACCGGCTGGAAGCATTGGGTTCCAGGTGTGGTGGTCACCGCCGGGCAGTTGCGAATTTCCCAGCCTCTGGGCTGGCTGGTTGAAGAAGCACCAAACCAAGGCAGCGATGACCTCCCAGCCTTGCCTGAGGCTCCCAAAGACCTCAACACTGGACGCTTGCCTCACAGCGATCAACCCACGAAGCCCACAACAGGTACCGCAGTTACAGACACCCAGGATGACAGCTACGAAATCGCAGAGGCCGACGCGCAAACGCTCCAGCGTACGCCCTCCACCATGGCTACCGCCGCAAGCGCTACCGCAAGTCTTCGACTGCTGCCGCTGTTGGCACGGCATATACAGCTCGACCAACTGGTACTGGATGCTCCGGATATGGTTCTGGCCCGCAACAAGGCAGGCGATGTCAATTGGATCTTCAAAACACCTGAAAGCAATGGAGCGCCCTGGAGTTTCAAGCTGGGACAGTTGCACATACGCCATGGCGTTATAGGCTGGACCGATGGCATCAAACGCATGGCCGTGCGAGCTCGGATTGACAGCTTACGCAAGCCCGTGACTGCCACCCAGCCTTATGGCATACGCTTTGGTCTAACCGGTTATATGGAGCAAGGCAAAAAACGAGCGCAAATTCAGGCGCAAGGGCTGGCCGGCCCGGTTCTGGATCTGCAGCAAGAGCAGTTGCGTTTTCCGCTGCGCTTCTCAGCCAAGGCCGGCAGCGTGCAAGCCTTTGCCGAAGGCGTTCTGGACAATCCCCGAGAGCTGGATGGTTTGGACTTTCAGGTAAGACTGCGCGGCAACAGCATGGCCGATCTGTTTGAACTTACCGGTCTGCTGCTGCCTGCCACTCCGCCATTTGATACCAGTGGCCATCTGATCGGCAGCCTCCAACCGGGCAATGCCATATGGAACTATGAAAAATTCCAAGGCAAGGTGGGACAAAGCGATGTGCGCGGTGAGCTGCACTACCGGTCTGGCAAACCCCGCCCCAAACTCAGCGGTCAGGTGTCATCTCAGCTGCTGCGCCTGCAGGATCTGGGCCCGACAATCGGGGCCACTCCATCGGGCAGCAGCGCCAAGCCACGGCCCAACAACGGCAAGGTATTGCCGCAAATCCGCTTTGATACGGCCAACTGGGACAAGATGGACATGGATCTGCGCTATGAAAGCAGCCACATCTTGCGCCCCGACGCCCTGCCGCTGCAAAACCTCAAATTGCGCGCCCAGCTTGACAACGGCAAGCTCGTGCTCTCGCCGCTGCAATTCGGTTTCGCCCAGGGCACACTGGACTTGAGCACCACGGTGGACAGCCATGACAAGCCTGTTTCCGCCCAGATCACGGGCCGGGTCAACGCACTCAAGCTCTCGGCACTTTTTCCCAAAATAGAGAAAATGAAGAAAAGCCTGGGGCGTCTGGATGGAGCCATGACCCTGCAAGGCCGTGGCGATTCCCTGGCGCAGTGGCTGGGAAGCGGCAACGGCTCGGTGCGGCTGTATGTGCGCGAAGGTACTTTCAGCCGCGAGCTGCTTGATCTGGCCGGGCTGAACGTCGGCTCCGTGGTCGTTTCCAAGCTATTTGGCACAGACAAGGAAGTGCAACTGCGCTGCGCCATCGCAGACCTTCAGATACAAAACGGCGTAGCCCGACCCCGTAACGCCAAGCTGGCAACCGCCGAAGCGATTGTGCAAGCCACCGGCCAAGTCAACCTTGCGCAGGAAACACTGGATTTGCGCATCGTGCCCGAAGCACTCCAATGGAAATTCTTTTCGCTACGTACACCACTGTATGTACGCGGCAGCTTTGCCAAACCAGACGTGGGCCTGGAACCGGGCCCGCTGGTAGCCCGTGCCGGTGCTGCGGTAGCAGCGGCAGTTTTTGCCCCAGCCGCACTGGCCTTGCTGCCGCTGACCGTACCTGCCGCCGACGACGATGTGAACTGCAGACAATTGCTGGTACAGGTTCAAGCCAAGGAGCAAGGCAAGTGAGAATCGAGGGTAGTGCGCATTACATGACGTATTGCTACGACCATGGCTTGAGCCAAGCCCATCCATGCACTCAACTCTGCTGGCTGCCACCTGCCCGACAAACCAAGTCCACGCCGTTCAAGCAGTCGCTGGTATGAGAAATCAACTTCGACATCAAGGCGCAGCTTTTAGACATCCCTCGGAAGGGGTTGATTTCACGACAGAATCTGCCAGCAGCTCTGCACTCACCGGCGCCAGCGTGG
Protein-coding sequences here:
- a CDS encoding TetR/AcrR family transcriptional regulator; amino-acid sequence: MCSKRPPAEERRTQLLDAADAVFAEYGVTAPLDMIVERAQVGRATLYRQFPDRRAITLALLERSLNKTLAAAHALRDDEQAFFKLLEMVADRIAISAPMVDYWRAVDRGDEILANARQQLWHAFEEPMKRAVASGLCKQMLSQKDLGLVLGMLGGSLRGETAQQRKALARRALQIILEGIKA
- a CDS encoding pseudouridine synthase produces the protein MHNTHNPKVLPLRDGVSPSCVVAPSQGAGLLLDFLCERLPDVGRARWLGRIEEGEVVSELGEVTTAQTQLQPGRRYYYYRSLDEEPEIPFVAEVVYRDAQLLVADKPHFLPVVPAGQYLQNTLLVRLKREFGLEELSPIHRIDRDTAGLVVFSVQRATRGAYQALFRERSIHKTYEAVAPFRAELDFPREHASRLEESGQFFRMHEVAGEPNSQTWMEIIEHNPCWARYRLSPVSGKRHQLRVHMAALGLALKGDPLYPVVNDPEPGDYSNPLQLLACSLAFDDPLTGERRAFESRRSLAPLPSP
- a CDS encoding HlyD family secretion protein, which encodes MSEKPSNTAASAATPAASPAASPAPGAASASASAALPSTPKKIKPSTRSVLIMLVVALAGILLVLRAWNLWPFNSSVISTDNAYVRGAVTILAPQVNGYVTEVLVKDYEQVKAGQPLVHIDRRSYEASLAQAQAQLANANAQLANADQTQAQNRATLSASRAGLAAVQAEAERAQAELKRVQELAERGSVSLNERDKVRATARLALSNVAKSQADIEINSEKIKATTVNRDALKAQVQMAEAQLQQAQINLDNTTVHAPSDGQVSEVSVRKGQYVAAGTQLVYVVPPTFWVVANFKETQTAHVQIGQAVTFGVDALGGARLKGHVVEIAPATGSEFSVLKADNATGNFTKVVQRLPVKIAIDEGQELAARVRPGMSVMVRLDTKQKLQNLQKQELKAQSDKEVEADLPLNSESADHKVKP
- a CDS encoding MFS transporter yields the protein MIYLRRPPDWEEHEKPSLPGSPAMPFHKPWVRVCYGLIAVLIALTGGLGNALFTANLPTIQGQMGLTVTEAAWLSGAYVMFNVTANLLVYKFRQQFGMRLFAEIGLGVYAALCVLHLLLGGYDSLILLRAASGLAAATCSSLGTLYMLQAAPRTYVLKMLVIGVGVGQLAAPLAWVLSPGLLYNSDWHNLYMFEAGLALLSFAAVVVLKLPPGVFIKTFEKLDFLTMALMVPGLGLLIAVLVQGYSHWWLDTPWLAWMLVGSIVLLSTALYIEHHRRNPMLHTRWFTQAPTIRFVVGAILLRFLTTEQTYGMVGLLRTLGMTPDQMQPLFWVILLGTLVGIAVSASTFGLPHLGKQILGAIALFAVAAFLDLHRTSLDRPADFFLSQFLLAIGAGIFMGPLMLTGVIQGLKYGPNHMLTAIVTISMTQAMGGLMGSALLSTYQLHREQVYSVALVAQLDPTDPVVAERLKIQSQIYGRVTPDPAMRANQGLLQLSQIVRREANVRAYNDVFALTAAIAVAYLLWLLGVVERLRKAAALVRALTWQSGNQGAAAAATDGAPQRASSLSSQAADRSQSAVNEAQPQAAAGGQPRFTVVVEESQTDARGDDLAGYAQVPGQTLVIEGEQALELSQAAQAAQLQEAAVLASRDPLQDNEPALALKERLEAGIGQAAKEKAAQEQASRAALPTATEPASKQDAQAEAQAQPARKPD
- a CDS encoding AsmA family protein, with the protein product MNESASSSAPTTAQRKPRLWLRLLGAIFGTLVVLCLAAAAAIAWIDWNQFKPWVNEKVSAATGREFAVEGDLRLNWTWPQPLDTGWKHWVPGVVVTAGQLRISQPLGWLVEEAPNQGSDDLPALPEAPKDLNTGRLPHSDQPTKPTTGTAVTDTQDDSYEIAEADAQTLQRTPSTMATAASATASLRLLPLLARHIQLDQLVLDAPDMVLARNKAGDVNWIFKTPESNGAPWSFKLGQLHIRHGVIGWTDGIKRMAVRARIDSLRKPVTATQPYGIRFGLTGYMEQGKKRAQIQAQGLAGPVLDLQQEQLRFPLRFSAKAGSVQAFAEGVLDNPRELDGLDFQVRLRGNSMADLFELTGLLLPATPPFDTSGHLIGSLQPGNAIWNYEKFQGKVGQSDVRGELHYRSGKPRPKLSGQVSSQLLRLQDLGPTIGATPSGSSAKPRPNNGKVLPQIRFDTANWDKMDMDLRYESSHILRPDALPLQNLKLRAQLDNGKLVLSPLQFGFAQGTLDLSTTVDSHDKPVSAQITGRVNALKLSALFPKIEKMKKSLGRLDGAMTLQGRGDSLAQWLGSGNGSVRLYVREGTFSRELLDLAGLNVGSVVVSKLFGTDKEVQLRCAIADLQIQNGVARPRNAKLATAEAIVQATGQVNLAQETLDLRIVPEALQWKFFSLRTPLYVRGSFAKPDVGLEPGPLVARAGAAVAAAVFAPAALALLPLTVPAADDDVNCRQLLVQVQAKEQGK